A stretch of DNA from Xiphophorus maculatus strain JP 163 A chromosome 8, X_maculatus-5.0-male, whole genome shotgun sequence:
ATCTCCTTTAGGGGGAATCACAGACAGAgtggtacaaaaataaattcactggAATTCCAGTCTTCCTATCGAAGGGCTGTTGCTAGGAACCACGGGGATATAAACGGCAAGAACAAAGTCACATCACAACAAAgtcacaaatacaaaacatactGCAGGAAAGCTGAAagtcacaatgaaaacatttccctCCGTGTTCTTTTAGGAGAGTTCTTAATTGTTTTTTGACTGCCATCTCTATGTTAGTAGCTTAGCTTATTCAGATCAGCAGGTTATGCTGTTAATAGGACATCATATATGCTCCTCTGTCTGGAGGAGAACACTGAGCAGAAGAAACATCAGACCTCTGAAGTTTAGCCTAAGCTGTACAAAAGTGTAATCACTTAAATGACCTTTTAATGCTGTCTGCTTAGACCGAACATCAAGATGGACAACATTAAAACACAAGATGCAGAAGGCATCAGAAAACAAGCACGTAGTAAAGACAAACCAAAAGACGCCGGGGACCTGCTAATACCCGTTTGTCACCCAGTTAGAGGGAGTCTTCAGACGTGTTCTGGtactttattttggaaaaagaaacactgGAGCTCACTGTGATCAACTGGGCCACAACATGGTGAAGGCATGAAGCCATGATCTGTAAACCGCAACATAACACTTAGAAATAGATGTTTTATAAAGTGTATTCATGATGACATAACAGCCAAATGTGGtattaaacattaaagaagTGGCAGCTGATGACTCAGAAgattatgaagttatgaaagtTTTTAACATAGAAAGGGTTGTGGAAGGATCAGGCTCCATTCAAGCTTCAggctttattgttaaaaaattgttgcaaatatttttttaatttcggggagagtgaaaagaaaacatatcaCAGTAACAACATGTTATTAACTTGGCGAGTTTTGATGTAGACAACATATAATACCGCAAAAAGAATTTCCTGTGTTTCAGGAAAACACCAATTCTTGATCCACAGgtttcaaatgtgtttattgGTCAAAAGTAGCAAGAATTAAAAATTCCTACCTTTTCAGATGCCTGATCTCACTGCAGCTTTCTTCTGTTAGTCCCTTTATAAATCTCGACCAAAAGCTGCATTGTGGTTATGGTCTCCAGGGACTATTATGTTCTTGTATTGTGGACAAGAATCAGGAAATTTGGACAACACAAACGTTCAAATATATTTCCATGTCCGctgcttcatatttttaaatcaaaagctCCCACTGCTTAAAGAGTCAAAATGGAACCTtgaattttgattaaaacatttggaCTTCTGTCCAAACAAGGAAGTTTCCTGAAAGTAAAAGTTTGGGCTAGGGTTGATGAAGGCAGTTGGTAATGCCTGATTTTTAACATCTTTGCTAAGAGTAAATCTGGACAAGACCCCTTTATAGCCCAAAGGTCTGGTTATGACTGACCTGGAATAATGATCTCTATGGGAGACCAGTGTTTGGAGGGAAGGCAACTTAACATGGTTTCAAACCAAATCCTTAAAGGTTCAGTGAAAAAGCTcatctatatactgtatgtgtggaCCTCTATAAGACTTCTATACAGCTACAAGTTACCACCAATGAGAGCAAGTTTAGTCTTTTCTCTATTGAAACACTGTCAGGAGTTTTAAGTTCTAACAAGCCTttttgaccctttgcaactctGTCATCTAATCACACTGAGGTACCATGACGGACGTCGGAAGTGAGGGATCTGAGTATCGAACAGACGACTGCGATTGCTTTCCCAAGTTATTTTTGCCAGTTTAGCCATGCCTTTTACTTGTTCGAGTTGCTGCTATGCATCACCATCATCTTTCAAATCCTCGTCCGTGCAGCACCCTATGACAACATTAGACTACCAACTCTCTGTTTTTTTGACGAGTTAACATGCGCATAGGTGGCTTGGACGTCCGTCATGGCCATGCGGGCTACTTTCTGAAGAGTGTGAAGTCACATGCAAAGGGTCAATATGGAAATATGGGCGGGGTCTGTCCATGCTACTGCAGATAACCAATGAGAGCAGGATAAGCTTTTCTGGGGAGGCAACTTCCCTAAAatgatatttctaaattagctgAGATCTGTATTCTAGACTTTACAAATCCAAACGTTCATATCCAATATGTACTTTTTCAGCAACGAGACGAACCGTCTGTCTTCTTACCCAAACTTCGTCTTGCCGATACAATAGCACAGAACAACTCCAGAAAGTATATTTGAAACACTATAGTTGAGGTATTTAACAACAACACTAAAGAGGACTTTTAATAAGCTAGCTAATACTGAGAATGTTTTCAGGAAGCACAAGGCTCACTTAGCATCAGTCACAGAGAGCACTGGGTACGACAGGGCTCTGAACACCCAACACTTCCTGTCAGCCAGGCAGTTAGTAGCTTTTGCAGTGGCACATATCTGGTATTATTTTGTGACAAAATCCAAGAGACCTTCCAGTCAATGTAACACTTAAACACACACTAGACTGGACAGTTTTTAATTCAGCGCAATCCTAGTGCTAATGGACATAGATGAAAGGCCGTGCCTGTTAAAGTATTCCACAGTAAACCAAAAACGAAACTCTATTCACACCGCAAAAAGCTCTGTTGTTATTTTGAATACCTAACGGCTACAAAGCGTTGCTGGTTTAGATCCATATTACAACTGCTGCACGACTCAATAGCTCAGGCCAGGGCACTTATTAAACGGAATCATCTGAGTAGTAAAAACAATGCCTATAAATTCACTGTACAAGTTTAGAGCCATCTGGTTGTAGAATTGGAGATTGGTATCAACAGAACATCACTTTTCCTGTCAATGTGGGCAGGAGAATGTAAAGCTGGAACTGTGCCTTCACACGGTTCTGGAACATAGTGCAAGAAgaggaaaagaacaaatcatgATGGTGTGTACCGTTTCTTTGTCGCCCTCAAAATGCTTACATGTAAGTCAGTGGGTCCATGAGGATACCGGTGTCATCATGACAGTTACGGGGTTAAGCAGCGGGTGCAGTGCACTGCTTCCAAACCCGTTTTTGTTTAAGCGAGGCAGAGTGGGGCAAGGTAGCGTTGAGGGGGAGCATGGTCAAACATGTTGTCTTGCACCTTACATTTGAGTTGAACTGATTAGGTTTCCAGGAAAGGTGATGATGTCCTAGAGCGCCAAGTGAACGCATAAATTGTTGCTACGTCGACTCAGCAGCTGAACCAGACCCAACTCTCAACCTGGTAATACCTGAACATAGATACCAGGGACTTTCTCTGGCAGAAACCTGCATCCTGTGGTCAGACTGCAGCACATCTGTGCAATTTGGAGTTGTGCATTCCACTCTCCCTAGTTTTGATCTCCAGGCTTAAATGCACAGGATCCTTCTTACTATGTTCATGTAGGCTAAATCAGACATTCCAAACATCCAGCTATGTTTTTCAGTTCCCTTAGAAGAATCTGAAATTCTCCATGGCTGGGAAGACAGAAGAGATACGTCATCCCCTGAGAGCCTTCAGAATCTACCCTGCGGCCAGGAAAAACAGTCGAGAACGTTTCCACTCTTCTTGATGCAAAGGAAACTGATCAGACTGACTTCTGATCCCTTCTACCTATAACCGAGGCTAACATTATAAAGAATCAGAACACCCTTAGTAGAATCCCTGGAATGATGTACTAGAGCCAAGTCCTCATAAATTGCCTCTGGGAATAGTGCGGAAGCCTTCTCTGTTCTACAGCTACAGCTTCCTGAAGGTTCTTCCATAATTCCTTCGAAGTCAAACAGTTGATACCTGGTCACTTGATTGCGGGCCGTGAGTATTCGAACACACTGGTTCATACACGCCGCAGACCACCTAGCAACACTCCTCTTGCTTCAGCATACATCACGCCCAGCATTTAGCTGTTCTTGACAGACAAAAACATAGCAGCAGAAGCCATGGCATAGACGAACGTGTATGAAATCATTAATTCGGTAGGTTGGTATTTAGAATTGAGTAAACTGGAATAAACTGGTAAAGTGAGTAAGTATAAGCCACCTGTGTACTCTGGAATGTGAGAAGTTTAAAGTCGAGGGTCAACCAAAAAGGAAGTAGATTTTGGTTTCTTCAGAAACTAGTTGGGATTTTACCAAGACTTCCTGTACAAAGGCAATCGCAGTACACTAAACTCTGCTGGATCGActtctttgttttcagtgtgGGTTTAATTTTTGTCTCGTGTTTTTTTGGGACTTGAGTTGTGCTTTTAAAACCTCTCCAACCTACATGCCACAGAGTGACGTTCTATCAATGCTCGTTTACCCATTTTTCCATCAAATCAGtaactttttatctttaaaatgtcaatactCCTAAATCCCAAATGGAAAGTACTTGGTCTGAAGGATGGAAACGCATCAATTGTTGCATTCTCCAGTTACATGACCTGAAAGTGGCACCCTCTGCTGTTTCCCTGAGGGTTTCCCTGATTTGTccttcagtaaaaatatgacACGTTAAATGAATGTGTGAATGCTTTAAAGGACAGTGTGAGGCTGTCATTGCCTCCACTAATCAATCTGATGAAACTTGGACCTTCCCTGGAGAGTGTGACCTTGATGGGCACCGCCAGCAGTACATGTGAAAGAACTGAccagataaaaagaaacaaagattacCGTTAGCTCAGGAAAGTGACATTCAGTCCCCTTTTGCCACTCAGAGCCTCCAGCGTCAGAAAGTCACGTGTTGCTCTGAATTTGTCTCTGTTTCGTGTGTCTGGCTGCTACCTTGGCTTATGAGTGTGGCTGTGTGTGTATGGGAGGGTTTTCAGCTCTGCGGCGATGTCTTCCGGCTTTCTCTCAGGATGCCGTCCAGTCCATTGAGTTGGCGGAGGAAACCTCGGTTGGGGATGACGCCTCGGTGGTCTTTGACTGTTCTGATGGCCTCCACCAGCGTCAGGTTCTGTCTGATCATCAGGTAGGCCAGCACCAGAGTGGCTGAGCGACTTACTCCCACCGTGCAGTGGACCAGCACCTTACCTACACACATGTGCCGGTGTTAAATGATTATGTTTCCAACATGCTAGAGTTATTCTAAGGAAGAGCTTGTTTTTTTACGTAAAATGCGCCGTCTGGATTGGACCTGCAGggcttttgcacattttgtcacattacaacaaaaaactttaatgcaCTTCATTAGGATGTTGACTCATAGAccttttatttctcactgtctgaagttcaatcagaccaaacttctcttgttttaggtcagctGGAGGAGActatgtatgtaaacttctaatATCGAAcacatcaataaatcaatctcTGACATATTCTTTCTCTCATTGCTGTGGCATTTAGTAAGTAGGAGTAACTTTGGTCATTctaactgacctgaaacaagAGAGGTTTGATTTAgcttcagacagaaaaaaacaggtgaatttgggtttttttatccAGTGTATATAAActtcaacaatgtttttacaagGCACTCTATGATTTAGATcaatcaatttcttttttttgcatctaaCCACTTCGAAATTGGCCTCAATAATCCTCATTTCTACAATAGCCTGgttccattttcttttattatgcttCTTTTACAcgaatatttaaaattttggctTGCTAGTCATGTCATTTTCCccataaatgtactcaaattaaaagttgatATTTTGTTCTAAAATTGGTCAATGTCAGATTATGCTACTGtaataaattcctttttttttcagatcttAATAATCTTTTACAGGGATACCAACAGCTCACGGAGAGATCTGAACAGTTTTGATCTTGTGTGGAAGTGATGTTATGGCAGAGTTGGTGTTTTGACACTAAACAGTAAGTTCTGGTTGTTTTAGAGTCACTCGTCCTTTGGAATCTGCCTCAGTCTGATTATGAGAGGTGGTTTGGGCTGATTTTGTTGCCGAGGCATACTACGAATTAGTATTGGTAAAAATGGGAATCAGTCATTAATGAATGGTTTCTATCTGTACGCCTTCGTATTTACAGATTTACCTCCACTCGAGAGGGCTTTGTGGATAAACTCGGCAGCCGGGTAGAAGTTCACGCTCATGTCAAAGGTCGGGGAGTCGTGAGCCTCGATCCCGTGGTAGGTGATGTTCATTCCCGCGTAATACTCGGCTCCGCCTCGCCACTTGCTCTGCGCGCAGTTCAGAATGTGTGTGATACCGAGTCTGGCCAGCTCACGGCGGTCAGAGGCAATGTTTCTGAGGAGAGGAGAGTTGGATCAGCATTTTCAGTTATTGAGATACTGCTCTTCCTAACTGAGGTAACTGAGTTACGCAGCTTGAAGAAGctgctatatactgtatatatatatataaacttgaAATGAGAATGTTTACTTTGGTATTTCTGTTCACTTGTTTCTAATAAGTGCATTCAGGAGAGTAAAGGGTGCGGTTGCAGTCTTCTTTATTTCAAGCATTGAAATTCCCAATATGCACTTTATAACTTTAGTATTGATCTGTAGCAAAACAATGCCTTCAAAATGTAAAGTAACAAATGAAAGACCACGGCATTAAAAATCAATgattatcataaaaaaaaaactgttgctcTGAGACACTCACTCTCCTTCTCAGACAGCATCATCCATAATATTAAGACCCATATTCATGTGACCATATTCACTATCATTGTAAATCCATACAAATATTACAGAAATCCAGCTACTGTTCAGGCGTTACAGGGATGtttttatgtacagtacagaccaaatgtttggacacaccttctaattcaatgggttttttttattttcatgactatttataaggcaagaaatcccacttattaacctgacagggcaggttgacctataaagtgaaaaccatttcaggtgacgacctcttgaagctcatcaagaaaatgcagagtgtgtgcaaagcagtaatcacagcaaaaggttgttactttgaagaaactagaatataaggggtattttcagttgttttacacttttttgtttagtgcatatttccacatgtgttattcatagttttgatgccttcagtgtgaatctacaatgtcaatagtcatgaaaataaaggaaagtcattgaattaaaaggtgtgtccaaacttttggtctgtactgtacatgtggGAGATATTTCATTGCATCAGGTAGTGactaactaaaactaaaaacagaataaatgtgttGGTGATATCtcagctgatttatttattttttttgtggtcagATTCTTTAAACAAAGTTGATGTTCGGGCAGCCTTTGTACATGCACACAGAAATGTACAGGAATCTTATGAAGCCAACGTGGTGTTATACTATGGGGAGAGGTTCGCTCAGGAGAATAGTTTGGAGAGTAAACAGGAACCTCTGCTCTTCTCTGCTGTCTGATGCATCATTCTGGCAATAGCAGCTCTACTGAAAACCAACTCACTGGTCTCCAATGTAGAGCCTGGGCCACACTTCGTCCGCATGGTTGCAGGCCGTCTTGCCCGTGTACAGCAGCCTCTCCAGCTCGGACACCGTCAGTGTCGGGGAGTCACGCTCAGCCTCCTTTCGGCTCGGAGACCTGGAGCTGCTCCGAGACCGAGAGAAGCGGGACATGAACGCCATTTATGCTGAACAAAAGGAGGAAAACGACCCCATTTATCGCACGGGACTGTATTTAAGCTGCTTTCAGAGTCATAAATATAAGTATATCCAATAAGATTATATTACCTGTGGCTATGGAGCCTAAAACTTTCTTTGTCTCGTTTTCCCCCAtgtcttcaaattaaaatgccCTTCTGAGCATATATAAAACGAACCGTGAGTTTTTCTTTACCCAAGTATTGCTTTGCTCTACGACTCAGAAGATGAGCAGGTCGAGCTGCTCCGCGGCCATGTTGACTCATGTAGCTGCTGTGGGAGGAAGGATGGTTGGTGATGGAGACTACTTCTCTCCACTACGCTGCTCAGCATCCACCAGTTTCTGCACCGGGCCGCCGCCGTCGCCGCCGCATCTCCGTCCCCGCAACAAGTCGTCGTTAAGACCGTCGCTCCACAGCCACAGCTCCCGTTTACCAATGAAACATAAGTAATGTTTACTCAAGCAGCGCAGACAGGTCCGTGGTCTCTCCCGCGTGATGAGGTTTCCGTCGTTTCTTCGAAAACAATGGAGGTTATTTGTACAGTTATTTCGCCCATGTATGACGGAGACCTTCTCGCCCAGACGGTTGGTGTTTGTCTCCATCTACAGGCCAAAAGGTAGAACTTCAAAAATAGTGTCTGTAAGACCTGCGGCGTTCTGGATGTTTCGATCACATCTGATGATCCTCGATAGTAGTTCAGTTTAGCTAgttataaaaactgttttaatcgATTTATTATTACTTGACATTTCTGTAGTGTCATTTGACTGCAGATAGGCATGTTAATTGGACTCTCCTGTAGAAATAATGGCAAATAAGACAATGATAACGAAATTTCAAAATTGGGTTCCAAAGAAATATTAACAGCGATTGCAAAAACATACCGTTCCCTAGTAAAGATAGGATTAAGTACTAAATacaacaagttatttaaaaaggaaataaggAGGACTATTCCGTATTTGGAATTTTAGTCACAATAACACAACTGATTTAACACAAAACATTATggtatatgaaaaataaaaacatttatcactgACCTGGGATCCTGATTCTGTTAGTTCCCAAATGTtcctaaacaaaacaacaaacacattttgaaaaatcacGTATCAATTTCTATTCACAATTAAGTCTACATTTAGCATAAAAATTATAGATCAGTGGTTGTGATGTAAGAAAATGTTGGTTTGTTCTCAAACAAACCAGTTTATACATgatttccccctttttttctttctttcttttttttggcgTGTTTCTCAAACAAACCAACCCAAAATTTTGGGAAAAATCAGGCAAACAATTAAATCTAACAAGCATACAAATAAATATCCTCCAgtgtgtggttgtaatgtgagaaaatgtgggaTTGTCCATTGGGTTTAAATAGGTTTGCAAGAGACTGCAGCCAAGTTAAAATGACCGAACGAGATGTTGATCAGATATTCTCAAAAATTGATTCCTGCGATGGACtgacgacctgtccagggtgaaccccgcctggACAGGTCGGGGTAACTTTCAAATAACTATAACTTAACTATAACTATAACTTTCAAAGCAGCTTACTAACTGCTTTAAAATATCTAACGACATGGACTTTTTCAGTTTCTTGTGTTGTGTcatacagaacaaaacaaagcaatcaAAAGAAATACTGAATGTCATTGTAGATCCGTAGTTAAGGAAGGAGACGCAGCACAAAACCCTGCAAACTTTTATAAACTTTGATATACACTATATAAATTTGCACCGTTTAAAAGTTTTGCTCAGCTTGTTATTGTTGTATGTAGTCATACataacaataaacaaatgaCGCGTGAAATCGTGTTATTAacgcaataaataaaaatacattttgttatatGAGAATCTATTTGAACTTTTCCCGAAGACCGTGAAGGCAGCATGACGTCAAATCTCCTCGACGCACGTGTGAGCGTAGCGCAGAGCAGTGATGGCTGCTGAAAGACTTCAGTTTCATGAAATGGGATTAGACGACCGCCtcttaaaggtaaaaaaaaaaaaaaaacaccccagaagttgttaagaaaataaatgttagttgAAAGTTTCAGGTTTTAACTGAAGTGTTAAGAACCGAGAATATGTTTAAAAACGTGACAGAAACGGAGGAGAGggttctctctgctctgctagCGTCTCGTGTTGTCGGGctaaaacatactgtatgtgccGTGGGATATAATAACATCTAAACTGAATATTAATTGAATATTAAtgcatttgttcatttttttaatatttctgagaCACCCAAAAGAAGTGACAAACACACTAAACTTTCGAatggattaaaatgaaaaacacaagtgATGGTGTGTTTTGTTTGGCCGCTATGTTAGTGTGTGTAGTAGTTGTTGCCTCCTCACATATGACCTCtgtgtttgagtttttctttcttccgcCTGTCAGACTGATTGCTCTGGTTACTAGAAATCCTGGATTGGAGTCGTTGCCACTAAAGATGGCACAACCAActgttggtttttgtgtttagtttattctagttgtctttgtttaatgttaaaaaGGGTTTGATGACGTGAAACAATGTGtgacaaagaaaaatcagaacaaaaacagttcAAACCTGTAAGGTGGAGTGTGTTGCGGTTTTTATGCTAATTataaatttgcttgatttaacGTTTTGGCTCAGTTTGTTAGTGCACGTCGTCTAGGGCCggaacgattaatcgtgatgaatcgatCGCTGAAATAATTTTCTACTACTTAAGTAATCGAATAATCATTAATTTGAGTATAAAGACACAATTCCAGGGcaattgctgaaagaaaagcacacacagaaaagcagttaaaccaaaactgcacaaaaaatataaaaattttgcattgaagatgattaaaaaagcattttaggaaatatgttttttaaattatttaaaaaaaaagaattgaataGTTTATTTTCAACTATTGTAGTTCTAATATTGCATGAAAagccttaaaagaaaaatctgcaaaatgtgccaATTCTTTTGCTCTTATTGTCAAAATGGTTTATAAATTAGGCGCTAAAATAATTGCTAGTTTTATGATCATCATATATTGCTATTTattcaacatgacaaaataaacataacaatGTTTATCTCCCTTgaacacaacccaagcgttacaaTATGAAGTAAAATTAGTGGCATGGTAACCTATTCATGGTGTGTCATTGGATCAATGCACGGTTTCCAGTCTCCTGCTCAGTTGCACTCACTTTCTGCTCTTGTTGGCTCAGGCGGTGGCGGATCTGGGTTGGTCTCAGCCCACCCTTATCCAAGAGAAGGCCATTCCTCTGGCTCTGGAGGGGAAGGACCTTCTGGCTCGAGCGCGGACCGGATCTGGAAAGACTGCAGCCTACGCTATACCCATCATTCAGCGCATCCTGGCCTCCAAACAGGTGGGGAGGAATCCCGTCTCACACATTGTTTAATGTAACCCTGTTTTATGGTGCTTTATGAAACACTAAAGCTCAGCATTTCCTGCTTCGAGACGTTTCCGTGGTTATTTCCCTGTTTGTTTTGCGTCTTCAGAGCGTCCGTGAGCAGGACGTGAGAGCTCTCATCCTGGTGCCAACCAAAGAGCTCGGTCAGCAGGTTCAGACCATGATGAGACAGTTGACATCGTTCTGTTCTAGAGATGTCCGGGTGGCAGACATCTCCGGCAAGGCCGACGTGTCAACGCAGAGGTGAGTCTTTTGGTTTTGGAACATTCTTCGTTTCCTCTGCTAAATGCAagcattttccattttaagttGTCTTAAACTCAGAGTTGTAAGCTGCTTCTGGCTTGACAAGCTAATctaatggttgtttttgtttagagaTTCTCCTGCTTTAGACTTTGGTCTGTCGCTACAGGCTTGTTCAGGAGAAGGGATTGCTGGGTAGTCAGTGACTCTGGGTTTCCATCAATAGAAAAATGTTACCAGCTGTAATAATAAGCTGAACTTGACTGCAATATTTAATAACTGTCATGACACTGACTTTGAATTAGTCTTATTCCTGTATATGAATTGGAATTTGATTTGAGGTGAAGTTGAACAATGTGGTCTGATGAGCATAAAGACGGCAGCAGAGAGTGAGATGTTAGTCAGTTTATGCagctttttactttatttgtgtATTATATTTTTCCAGCCACCCACTGTGGTTGGTGTTCTAGTTCACCTTCATACCTGAACTAGTTCTAATATCAGCTTGCACACCGTAAAACTAACTTTAAGTTCATATGTCCCTGTTACGTTCAGAGCTAAATTCAATATTTGAACATGACCTGCTTCGTTTTcactaaagtttttatttatttatttgtttattattgggTCCAGCTTATTTCAGAATATGAGTTATGTACTCCAACCTTTTAATGCCAGATTGCAAAGGactctctctgtgttttatgaAGTCTGGGAAACAGATtggtacttttaaaaaaaatgtatttggaacATGTGACTTTTGTTCCATGTGTCTACTGTATGTGTATACTGTTGAACATGTCTATGCATCGGTTTGTTAAAATCAGTGTTATAAAAATTAGTCCctccagtattttttttttgcaaatttcacgcaaaatcaacaaatcccagAATTTCTTTGtgctaatgcataattgtgaatttattgcaaattttctgtaaaaatggtAAATTAGAACGTTGTATTAAAGTGGCTAACTCCcccctgcaggtggcagtatttttACTCCTCCTACACTTCTGCCGCAGCCCTACTTGTCAAGTTATAGCCTGTGCTTGACAGTAACAAAACAATTGAGCTATTTAAGTTCGGcgaagaataaaaatatttatgtccaatccattttcttattttaaactcatcttttttttttcttctatatgtAGATCTTTGAAGGAgtataataaagaaaagaatatAGCTAAATCCCTTGTGTAAATTTCTAAAGTAACACCAcaaaatcagtgattttgatggcaaaaaaccccacaaaaataaTTGCGTAATATCTCAGAGGGAatgaaaaatgcattattacatGATAGATGctccaaacatttttatgtctgttaaCGGTGGGTGTGTGATCCTGTTTCTGAACAGACCCATTTTAATGGAGAAGCCCGATGTGGTGGTGGGGACACCGTCCCGCGTTCTTGCCCACCTCAACGCCCAGAACCTGGCGCTCCACTCTTCCCTGGAGATGCTGGTTGTAGACGAAGCCGACTTGGTCTTCTCCTTCGGCTTCGAGTCTGACCTGAAGAACCTGCTGTGGTGAGAACAAAGAAGTATACTATACATTAAGGACAATGTATATACTGAATACTAATACCTGCCACACCTTCCAGACTTGTAATCAGAAAAGAAGATTCAACAGAAGGCATCATTTTCCTGTTATTTGACAATTGCACACTGTAGCATCGAAGTTTTTGGTTGTAGTCTgaaaatttctgtttattttctagtttttttgaAGACATTGAATGTATGATTCTGTGgattatttctaatttaaatttcAGTTGGAAATTTAGTTGACCTTAATTTTATACAGGAAAATCAGTTCTCATTTTCAAAAGTGACCTAGttataaaaatgacatgatTGTAGTTTTTACAAACTACATTTAAGCAGTGTTTCTTGcaatttttgctgaaaatatgcAAGAAATGCACAATTATGTATCTGTGCAAACAAATGTGGGGATTTGATCCTATTGCACCAGTTTCCTCTATTGTGAAATCATAAAAAACTAGAAGGAAAGTTTCCCAAATTTGTAGCTTTG
This window harbors:
- the dusp26 gene encoding dual specificity protein phosphatase 26, with translation MAFMSRFSRSRSSSRSPSRKEAERDSPTLTVSELERLLYTGKTACNHADEVWPRLYIGDQNIASDRRELARLGITHILNCAQSKWRGGAEYYAGMNITYHGIEAHDSPTFDMSVNFYPAAEFIHKALSSGGKVLVHCTVGVSRSATLVLAYLMIRQNLTLVEAIRTVKDHRGVIPNRGFLRQLNGLDGILRESRKTSPQS